A genome region from Carya illinoinensis cultivar Pawnee chromosome 2, C.illinoinensisPawnee_v1, whole genome shotgun sequence includes the following:
- the LOC122301032 gene encoding golgin candidate 5-like isoform X2, with product MAWFGGRVSLGNFPDLAGAVNKLQESVKNIEKNFDSALGLEEKSENSESSNEGLWASTADRKALFDPVVALMGHKSEESTVESSEKLESSQYPPAVEKSSEKPGSPRHKSNVEEKVVTEVKSDRSLHSGAEHAEEENEIHGVDKDAKHSDTAEETNNVTSNSELADIHEVAKDTERSDMAEETNNATSNSEPAKSASTAMPIIQPEPNSQDVETLESIDNQEEKERSEVAPSKNPDLVQAKSGAIEVDQVENIMILPHELHTFIDTSESLDEQVNKVESVDKQNSQAEDIAETIECEASSDSHAGGETELSGLHFVRVEETNGAGNSSNHPLTNALASDEAATTVPQSFSPENHAIVKGFEVDQKARDDEADIKERQVISGTNHSGSSDTLFELEKVKREMKMMENALQGAARQAQAKADEIANMMNENEQLKAVIEDLKRKSNDAEVESLREEYHQRVATLERKVYALTKERDTLRREQNKKSDAAALLREKDEIITQVMSEGEELSKKQAAQESQIRKLRAQIRELEEEKKGLVTKFQVEENKVESIKKDKMATEQLLQETVEKHQTELAALKEYYTNALNAAKEAEALAETRANNDARTELESRLREAQEREAMLVQALEELRQTLSRKEQQAVFREDMLHRDIEDLQKRYQASERRCEELITQVPESTRPLLRQIEAMQETTARRAEAWAAVERSLNSRLQEAEAKAAVADEREQSVNERLSQTLSRINVLEAQISCLRTEQMQLSRSLEKERQRAAENRQEYLAAKEEADTQEGRANQLEEQIKELGRKHKQELQDALMHRELLQQEIEKEKTARLDLERTAHVHSAAAATDQTPIPKHRNLSRKLSSASSLGSMEESYFLQASLDSSDSFSERRNAGELTMNPYFMKSMTPSAFEAALRQKEGELASYMSRLASLESIRDSLAEELVKMTGQCEKLQVEASMLPGIQAELESLRRRHSAALELMGERDEELEELRADIVDLKEMYREQVNLLVNKIQIMSSSMVTA from the exons ATGGCGTGGTTTGGTGGGAGAGTTTCGTTGGGGAACTTCCCGGATCTCGCCGGAGCGGTGAATAAGCTCCAGGAGAGCGTGAAGAACATCGAGAAGAATTTTGACTCAGCTCTCGGTTTAGAAGAGAAGTCGGAGAATTCCGAGTCCAGCAATGAAG GTTTATGGGCTTCCACTGCTGACAGGAAAGCACTGTTTGATCCTGTTGTGGCCCTCATGGGGCATAAAAGTGAGGAAAGTACTGTTGAGTCATCAGAAAAATTGGAATCTTCCCAGTATCCGCCTGCAGTTGAGAAATCATCTGAAAAACCTGGCTCTCCGCGGCATAAATCTAATGTAGAGGAAAAGGTGGTGACCGAAGTCAAAAGTGACAGATCTCTCCATTCTGGAGCTGAACAcgcagaagaagaaaatgaaatccaTGGGGTAGACAAAGATGCTAAGCACTCAGACACTGCAGAGGAGACAAATAATGTAACTTCAAATTCAGAACTTGCTGATATCCACGAGGTAGCCAAGGACACTGAACGATCAGACATGGCAGAGGAGACAAATAATGCGACTTCAAATTCTGAACCAGCCAAATCTGCATCAACAGCAATGCCTATTATACAACCTGAACCCAACAGTCAGGATGTTGAGACATTGGAGTCTATTGACAATcaagaagagaaagagagatcagAAGTGGCACCCTCCAAAAATCCAGACTTGGTGCAAGCCAAGTCAGGTGCCATTGAAGTAGACCAAGTTgagaatattatgattttgccaCATGAGTTGCATACTTTCATTGATACAAGTGAGAGTTTGGATGAACAAGTGAATAAAGTAGAGAGTGTGGATAAGCAGAACTCGCAAGCAGAAGATATTGCAGAGACAATTGAATGTGAGGCATCAAGTGATAGCCATGCTGGAGGTGAAACTGAGCTCTCTGGTTTACATTTTGTTCGGGTTGAGGAGACTAATGGTGCTGGCAACTCTTCTAACCATCCATTGACCAATGCACTTGCTTCAGATGAAGCTGCAACGACAGTGCCTCAATCTTTTTCTCCTGAAAATCATGCAATTGTTAAGGGATTTGAAGTGGATCAAAAAGCTAGAGATGATGAGGCTGACATTAAAGAGCGACAGGTGATCTCAGGAACGAATCACTCTGGCTCTTCAGATACTCTGTTTGAATTGGAGAAGGTGAAGAGGGAGATGAAGATGATGGAAAATGCATTGCAAGGTGCTGCTAGACAAGCTCAG GCAAAAGCTGATGAGATTGCTAACATGATGAACGAAAATGAACAACTAAAGGCCGTGATTGAGGATTTGAAG agaaaatccaatgatgCAGAAGTTGAGTCTTTGCGAGAGGAATACCATCAGAGGGTTGCAACTCTGGAAAGGAAG GTTTATGCTCTGACTAAGGAAAGGGATACACTTAGAAGAGAGCAGAATAAAAAAAGTGATGCAGCTGCTCTTCTGAgagaaaaagatgaaataattACTCAGGTTATGTCTGAAG GTGAAGAGCTTTCGAAAAAGCAGGCTGCTCAAGAATCTCAGATTAGGAAATTAAGGGCTCAG ATTAGAGAGcttgaagaagagaagaaggggCTGGTTACTAAGTTTCAG gtagaagaaaataaagtagAGAGTATCAAGAAGGACAAAATGGCTACAGAGCAGTTGCTGCAGGAAACAGTAGAAAAACACCAAACAGAACTTGCAGCACTGAAAGAATACTATACAAATGCTTTGAATGCTGCAAAGGAGGCTGAAGCATTAGCAGAGACTCGTGCCAACAATgatgcaagaactgaactagaGAGTCGTTTGAGAGAGGCCCAGGAACGTGAAGCTATGCTAGTTCAGGCACTTGAAGAATTAAGGCAAACTCTGAGTAGAAAGGAGCAGCAG GCAGTGTTTAGAGAAGACATGCTTCACAGGGACATCGAAGATCTTCAGAAACGTTATCAA gcAAGTGAGCGTCGATGTGAGGAGTTGATTACACAAGTTCCAGAATCTACAAGGCCTCTTTTAAGGCAGATTGAAGCTATGCAG GAAACAACTGCCAGAAGAGCAGAAGCCTGGGCTGCTGTTGAGAGGTCCCTTAATTCTCGACTTCAG GAAGCAGAGGCCAAAGCTGCAGTTGCAGATGAAAGAGAGCAATCTGTGAATGAGCGCTTATCTCAAACCTTATCTCGAATTAATGTTCTTGAGGCTCAG ATTTCATGTCTTAGAACAGAACAGATGCAGTTAAGTAGATCCCTTGAAAAGGAGAGACAAAGAGCAGCTGAAAATAGGCAAGAGTACCTTGCAGCCAAGGAGGAAGCTGACACCCAGGAAGGTCGTGCAAACCAGCTTGAAGAACAAATTAAGGAACTCGGGCGGAAACACAAGCAAGAGTTACAAGATGCACTGATGCACCGGGAACTGCTACAGCAG GAGATAGAAAAGGAGAAAACTGCTCGGTTGGATTTGGAAAGGACCGCTCATGTGCATTCCGCTGCTGCTGCAACAGATCAAACTCCCATACCAAAGCACA GAAACTTAAGCCGCAAGCTCTCAAGCGCTAGCAGCCTAGGCAGCATGGAGGAAAGCTATTTCCTGCAAGCATCTTTGGACTCGTCTGACAGTTTCTCCGAGAGGAGAAATGCTGGAGAGTTAACCATGAATCCATATTTTATGAAGAGCATGACGCCTAGTGCTTTTGAAGCCGCTCTACGTCAGAAGGAGGGTGAGCTTGCTTCCTACATGTCTCGTTTG GCATCGTTGGAATCTATACGTGATTCTCTTGCTGAGGAATTGGTCAAAATGACAGGGCAG TGTGAAAAGTTACAGGTAGAGGCTTCCATGTTGCCTGGCATACAGGCAGAGCTAGAATCATTAAGGAGGCGACACTCTGCTGCGCTGGAGCTAATGGGTGAACGTGATGAGGAG CTGGAAGAACTTCGTGCAGATATTGTAGATTTGAAGGAGATGTACAGGGAGCAAGTAAACTTACTTGTGAATAAG ATCCAGATAATGAGTTCATCAATGGTTACTGCCTGA
- the LOC122301033 gene encoding pentatricopeptide repeat-containing protein At4g21065-like, producing MPVLRSIPMLKITSPSSSSLCSLESLLKYSLSHFLYHSFPLPTPQQNADPKPHQTLYSSFNLRALRTQQSAPSYYASLLQSCIARKAINPGKQLHAHLCHVGLGFDLFIATKLVNLYCVCDSLGEAHLLFDRIPKGNLFLWNVLIRGYAWNGPYEAAISLYYQMLDYGLEPDNFTFPFVLKACSALSAIEDGRKIHEHASRTGWETDVFVGAGLIDMYAKCGCVGSARQVFDKIEVRDAVLWNSMLAAYAQNGHPHESLGLCSEMALAGLRPTEATLVTVISASADSAALPQGMELHGFSWRHRFESNDKVKTALVDMYAKCGYVKVARNLFERLKEKRVVSWNAMITGYAMHGHATQALALFEEMKEKAQPDHITFVGVLAACSHGGLLDEGQVYFQLMMRDYHIDPTVQHYTCMVDLLGHCGRLEEAYNLIMQMRVLPDSGVWGALLNSCKIHGNVELGEVALEKLIELEPDDSGNYVILSNIYAQAGKWDGVARLRKLMMDRGIKKSIACSWIDIKNQVHAFLSGDNSHPDSEAIYAELKRLGGRMKEAGYVPATGSVFHDVEDDEKTNMVCSHSERLAIAFGLLSTPPRTRLLITKNLRVCEDCHVAIKFISKITEREITIRDVNRYHHFKDGVCSCGDYW from the coding sequence ATGCCAGTACTTCGCTCCATACCAATGCTAAAAATAACCTCTCCGTCCTCATCTTCCCTCTGCTCCCTTGAGTCCCTTCTCAAATACAGCCTTTCCCACTTCCTATATCACTCGTTCCCGTTACCAACCCCTCAACAGAACGCCGACCCCAAACCCCATCAAACtctttattcttcttttaaCCTCCGCGCTTTGCGCACCCAACAATCGGCCCCCTCTTACTATGCCTCTCTTCTCCAATCCTGCATTGCCCGGAAAGCGATCAACCCTGGAAAACAACTCCATGCTCATCTATGCCACGTGGGTCTTgggtttgatttatttatagctACAAAGCTTGTTAATCTTTATTGTGTTTGTGACTCTTTAGGTGAAGCACATCTCTTGTTCGATAGAATTCCTAAAGGTAATTTGTTCCTTTGGAATGTTTTGATTCGTGGATATGCGTGGAATGGACCGTATGAGGCTGCTATTTCTCTTTACTACCAAATGCTTGATTATGGGCTCGAGCCTGATAATTTTACATTCCCGTTTGTGCTCAAGGCATGCTCTGCTCTTTCTGCCATCGAAGATGGGAGGAAGATTCATGAACACGCATCAAGGACAGGATGGGAGACAGATGTATTTGTGGGTGCCGGTTTAATTGATATGTATGCCAAGTGTGGTTGTGTTGGAAGTGCTCGCCAAGTGTTTGATAAGATTGAAGTAAGAGATGCTGTGTTATGGAACTCTATGCTTGCTGCTTATGCACAAAACGGGCATCCACATGAGTCACTTGGTCTATGTAGTGAAATGGCATTGGCAGGTCTGAGACCCACAGAGGCAACTCTTGTGACTGTGATATCAGCTTCAGCTGACAGTGCAGCTCTTCCTCAAGGGATGGAACTTCACGGGTTTAGTTGGAGACATAGGTTTGAGTCCAATGACAAGGTAAAGACTGCACTGGTGGATATGTATGCCAAGTGTGGTTATGTGAAGGTGGCTAGGAATTTGTTTGAGCGGCTTAAGGAGAAAAGAGTTGTCTCTTGGAATGCAATGATAACTGGGTATGCGATGCATGGTCATGCTACTCAAGCACTGGCTTTATTTGAGGAGATGAAGGAGAAAGCCCAGCCTGATCACATAACTTTTGTGGGTGTTCTGGCAGCTTGCAGTCATGGAGGTTTGCTTGATGAAGGGCAGGTGTATTTTCAATTGATGATGAGAGATTACCACATAGATCCAACAGTTCAGCATTATACATGCATGGTTGATCTCCTTGGCCACTGTGGGAGATTAGAAGAGGCTTACAATCTGATAATGCAAATGAGAGTACTGCCAGATTCTGGCGTATGGGGTGCTTTGCTGAATTCATGCAAAATCCACGGCAATGTGGAGTTGGGTGAAGTAGCATTAGAAAAACTAATTGAACTTGAACCTGATGATTCTGgaaattatgtgattttatCAAACATCTATGCTCAAGCAGGCAAGTGGGATGGAGTTGCAAGACTGAGAAAGCTGATGATGGATAGAGGAATAAAGAAAAGCATTGCTTGTAGCTGGATTGACATAAAAAATCAAGTCCATGCATTCCTCTCTGGTGATAATTCACATCCTGATTCTGAAGCAATATATGCAGAATTGAAGAGGCTAGGAGGACGAATGAAAGAAGCTGGCTATGTCCCAGCTACTGGATCAGTTTTCCATGATGTGGAGGATGATGAAAAGACTAATATGGTTTGCAGTCACAGTGAAAGGTTAGCAATTGCATTTGGACTCCTTAGCACTCCCCCTAGAACCAGGCTTTTGATAACGAAGAACCTCCGGGTATGCGAGGACTGTCATGTTGCAATCAAGTTCATCTCAAAGATAACAGAGAGGGAAATCACTATCAGAGATGTCAATCGCTACCATCATTTTAAAGATGGGGTTTGTTCTTGTGGTGATTATTGGTAA
- the LOC122301032 gene encoding golgin candidate 5-like isoform X1, which translates to MAWFGGRVSLGNFPDLAGAVNKLQESVKNIEKNFDSALGLEEKSENSESSNEGLWASTADRKALFDPVVALMGHKSEESTVESSEKLESSQYPPAVEKSSEKPGSPRHKSNVEEKVVTEVKSDRSLHSGAEHAEEENEIHGVDKDAKHSDTAEETNNVTSNSELADIHEVAKDTERSDMAEETNNATSNSEPAKSASTAMPIIQPEPNSQDVETLESIDNQEEKERSEVAPSKNPDLVQAKSGAIEVDQVENIMILPHELHTFIDTSESLDEQVNKVESVDKQNSQAEDIAETIECEASSDSHAGGETELSGLHFVRVEETNGAGNSSNHPLTNALASDEAATTVPQSFSPENHAIVKGFEVDQKARDDEADIKERQVISGTNHSGSSDTLFELEKVKREMKMMENALQGAARQAQAKADEIANMMNENEQLKAVIEDLKRKSNDAEVESLREEYHQRVATLERKVYALTKERDTLRREQNKKSDAAALLREKDEIITQVMSEGEELSKKQAAQESQIRKLRAQIRELEEEKKGLVTKFQVEENKVESIKKDKMATEQLLQETVEKHQTELAALKEYYTNALNAAKEAEALAETRANNDARTELESRLREAQEREAMLVQALEELRQTLSRKEQQAVFREDMLHRDIEDLQKRYQASERRCEELITQVPESTRPLLRQIEAMQETTARRAEAWAAVERSLNSRLQEAEAKAAVADEREQSVNERLSQTLSRINVLEAQISCLRTEQMQLSRSLEKERQRAAENRQEYLAAKEEADTQEGRANQLEEQIKELGRKHKQELQDALMHRELLQQEIEKEKTARLDLERTAHVHSAAAATDQTPIPKHSSAFENGNLSRKLSSASSLGSMEESYFLQASLDSSDSFSERRNAGELTMNPYFMKSMTPSAFEAALRQKEGELASYMSRLASLESIRDSLAEELVKMTGQCEKLQVEASMLPGIQAELESLRRRHSAALELMGERDEELEELRADIVDLKEMYREQVNLLVNKIQIMSSSMVTA; encoded by the exons ATGGCGTGGTTTGGTGGGAGAGTTTCGTTGGGGAACTTCCCGGATCTCGCCGGAGCGGTGAATAAGCTCCAGGAGAGCGTGAAGAACATCGAGAAGAATTTTGACTCAGCTCTCGGTTTAGAAGAGAAGTCGGAGAATTCCGAGTCCAGCAATGAAG GTTTATGGGCTTCCACTGCTGACAGGAAAGCACTGTTTGATCCTGTTGTGGCCCTCATGGGGCATAAAAGTGAGGAAAGTACTGTTGAGTCATCAGAAAAATTGGAATCTTCCCAGTATCCGCCTGCAGTTGAGAAATCATCTGAAAAACCTGGCTCTCCGCGGCATAAATCTAATGTAGAGGAAAAGGTGGTGACCGAAGTCAAAAGTGACAGATCTCTCCATTCTGGAGCTGAACAcgcagaagaagaaaatgaaatccaTGGGGTAGACAAAGATGCTAAGCACTCAGACACTGCAGAGGAGACAAATAATGTAACTTCAAATTCAGAACTTGCTGATATCCACGAGGTAGCCAAGGACACTGAACGATCAGACATGGCAGAGGAGACAAATAATGCGACTTCAAATTCTGAACCAGCCAAATCTGCATCAACAGCAATGCCTATTATACAACCTGAACCCAACAGTCAGGATGTTGAGACATTGGAGTCTATTGACAATcaagaagagaaagagagatcagAAGTGGCACCCTCCAAAAATCCAGACTTGGTGCAAGCCAAGTCAGGTGCCATTGAAGTAGACCAAGTTgagaatattatgattttgccaCATGAGTTGCATACTTTCATTGATACAAGTGAGAGTTTGGATGAACAAGTGAATAAAGTAGAGAGTGTGGATAAGCAGAACTCGCAAGCAGAAGATATTGCAGAGACAATTGAATGTGAGGCATCAAGTGATAGCCATGCTGGAGGTGAAACTGAGCTCTCTGGTTTACATTTTGTTCGGGTTGAGGAGACTAATGGTGCTGGCAACTCTTCTAACCATCCATTGACCAATGCACTTGCTTCAGATGAAGCTGCAACGACAGTGCCTCAATCTTTTTCTCCTGAAAATCATGCAATTGTTAAGGGATTTGAAGTGGATCAAAAAGCTAGAGATGATGAGGCTGACATTAAAGAGCGACAGGTGATCTCAGGAACGAATCACTCTGGCTCTTCAGATACTCTGTTTGAATTGGAGAAGGTGAAGAGGGAGATGAAGATGATGGAAAATGCATTGCAAGGTGCTGCTAGACAAGCTCAG GCAAAAGCTGATGAGATTGCTAACATGATGAACGAAAATGAACAACTAAAGGCCGTGATTGAGGATTTGAAG agaaaatccaatgatgCAGAAGTTGAGTCTTTGCGAGAGGAATACCATCAGAGGGTTGCAACTCTGGAAAGGAAG GTTTATGCTCTGACTAAGGAAAGGGATACACTTAGAAGAGAGCAGAATAAAAAAAGTGATGCAGCTGCTCTTCTGAgagaaaaagatgaaataattACTCAGGTTATGTCTGAAG GTGAAGAGCTTTCGAAAAAGCAGGCTGCTCAAGAATCTCAGATTAGGAAATTAAGGGCTCAG ATTAGAGAGcttgaagaagagaagaaggggCTGGTTACTAAGTTTCAG gtagaagaaaataaagtagAGAGTATCAAGAAGGACAAAATGGCTACAGAGCAGTTGCTGCAGGAAACAGTAGAAAAACACCAAACAGAACTTGCAGCACTGAAAGAATACTATACAAATGCTTTGAATGCTGCAAAGGAGGCTGAAGCATTAGCAGAGACTCGTGCCAACAATgatgcaagaactgaactagaGAGTCGTTTGAGAGAGGCCCAGGAACGTGAAGCTATGCTAGTTCAGGCACTTGAAGAATTAAGGCAAACTCTGAGTAGAAAGGAGCAGCAG GCAGTGTTTAGAGAAGACATGCTTCACAGGGACATCGAAGATCTTCAGAAACGTTATCAA gcAAGTGAGCGTCGATGTGAGGAGTTGATTACACAAGTTCCAGAATCTACAAGGCCTCTTTTAAGGCAGATTGAAGCTATGCAG GAAACAACTGCCAGAAGAGCAGAAGCCTGGGCTGCTGTTGAGAGGTCCCTTAATTCTCGACTTCAG GAAGCAGAGGCCAAAGCTGCAGTTGCAGATGAAAGAGAGCAATCTGTGAATGAGCGCTTATCTCAAACCTTATCTCGAATTAATGTTCTTGAGGCTCAG ATTTCATGTCTTAGAACAGAACAGATGCAGTTAAGTAGATCCCTTGAAAAGGAGAGACAAAGAGCAGCTGAAAATAGGCAAGAGTACCTTGCAGCCAAGGAGGAAGCTGACACCCAGGAAGGTCGTGCAAACCAGCTTGAAGAACAAATTAAGGAACTCGGGCGGAAACACAAGCAAGAGTTACAAGATGCACTGATGCACCGGGAACTGCTACAGCAG GAGATAGAAAAGGAGAAAACTGCTCGGTTGGATTTGGAAAGGACCGCTCATGTGCATTCCGCTGCTGCTGCAACAGATCAAACTCCCATACCAAAGCACAGTTCTGCTTTTGAGAATG GAAACTTAAGCCGCAAGCTCTCAAGCGCTAGCAGCCTAGGCAGCATGGAGGAAAGCTATTTCCTGCAAGCATCTTTGGACTCGTCTGACAGTTTCTCCGAGAGGAGAAATGCTGGAGAGTTAACCATGAATCCATATTTTATGAAGAGCATGACGCCTAGTGCTTTTGAAGCCGCTCTACGTCAGAAGGAGGGTGAGCTTGCTTCCTACATGTCTCGTTTG GCATCGTTGGAATCTATACGTGATTCTCTTGCTGAGGAATTGGTCAAAATGACAGGGCAG TGTGAAAAGTTACAGGTAGAGGCTTCCATGTTGCCTGGCATACAGGCAGAGCTAGAATCATTAAGGAGGCGACACTCTGCTGCGCTGGAGCTAATGGGTGAACGTGATGAGGAG CTGGAAGAACTTCGTGCAGATATTGTAGATTTGAAGGAGATGTACAGGGAGCAAGTAAACTTACTTGTGAATAAG ATCCAGATAATGAGTTCATCAATGGTTACTGCCTGA